The genome window TGCGTGCCCCCGTGGGTCGAGGCTCCACAACTGCACCGTCGGACTCGACGGACTGTCACCTTCCCGGCGAGGCGCATGCCCTCCCGCAGAAGCACCATTAGAGAGGAACACCCGCAATGAGCTACGAAAACATCTTGTACGGCGTGACGGACAAGATTGCGACGATCACGCTGAACCGTCCGGAGAAACGCAACGCCTTGAGCCCGGCGTTGCGTCGCGAACTCGTCGACGCCCTTCGAACCGCGGAGCACGACGACGAGGTCACCGTCATCCTGATCCAGGGGGCCGGCGACGCGTTCTGCGCCGGCTACGACATGAACAGCTACGCCGGCGGCGACGCCAATCCCGAGCGTCCCGCGGGGTGGAATCACAGCGAACTGTTCGAATCCTGGACCGGCCAATTCCCCCGCAGCGCACTGCGCGACTGGTTCACCATTTGGGACTTGATGAAGCCGGTCGTGGCCAAGATCCATGGCTACTGCCTAGCTGGCGGGTCGGAGCTGATGTCGATGTGCGACATCGTGTTCGCCGCCGACGACACCATCATCGGATATCCGCCGACGCGTGCGCAGTCCACACCCGACATCGACTACTTCCCGTGGAAGATGTCCATGGCCCAGGCCAAATATCTTCAGTTGACCGGCAATTCGGTTACGGGTGCGCGCGCCGAGCAGATCGGCTGGATCGCCAAGAGCTTCCCCGCCGCCGAACTCGACGACCAGGTGATGCGGGAGCTCAGACCCATGACGAAACTGCACCCGGCGATGCTGGCGGCCAACAAATTCACGCTCAACCAAAGCTACGAGACGATGGGTATGCGCGCCGCCATGCAGGCATGCGTGCCCTGGTACGTGATCGCCCGGAGCTTCCGACCGGGAGGCGGCGAGTTCCAGCGGTTGGCGGCCGACGAGGGCCTCAAGGCCGCGCTCGCGTGGCGTGACGGCGCCTTCAAGGCCGAGGGCTTTCCGCTGTGACCGACCCGTCGCTGGAAGGTCCCGCAACCGTCGCGGCGGTCAAGGAGCTCAACCACGTCGCCATCGGGGTGTCGGACCTGGAGAAGTCACTGCGGTTCTACACCGAGGGGTTGGGGCTGCGGAAGACCCTCGAGAAGCCAGTCAGCGACCTGACGTGGCTGTTGATGCGACTACCCGAGAACACCAGCGGCACCTCGGTGTTCGTGCAGGGCCCATCCAAGGTCGGCCAACTGGAATTGGTGAAGTGGGATCTGCCCTTGCCCGACGGTGATCAGCCCAAGCGCCCGGGCGGGATGGGCGTCGGACAGTTGTCCTTCCCGGTGGACGCCGAACACATCCACACCATCCATCGCCGCCTGGTCGACCTTGGTGCGGTCGTCTACTCCGAGCCCACGACCACGATCGTGAAGAACTACGGCCCCGTCACGCTGTTCCTCTGCGAGGATCCCGACGGTGTCCAGGTCGAGTTGATCGCGCTGCCCTCACGGGAGGTGGTGCGGGAGTATCGCGCGGCCTTGAAGGACAAGCAGTCCTGACCGAGCCCAGGGCAACGGTCGGCCCCAGCGACGGGACCCCGTCCGCCACCCGAAGCGGACGACGCTAATCGTGTTATTATCTTGTTCAGCTTGTTCGGGGACATGATTAGCGCCGGCACCGCGGTGCGATGGTTCGGAGGAAATGGATGACGCGTCCGTTGAGCGTGGCCGTGATCGGCGCCGGAATGTCCGGGGTCTTCATCGGCCACCACCTCAAGAGCGCCGGCCACGAAGTGACCATCTACGAGAAGCGGTCGGCCGTCGGAGGCACCTGGGACGCCAACACCTACCCAGGCCTGCACGTCGACGTCCTGACACGTAACTACGAGTTCCCTTTCGCCCGACGGCACCATTGGTCCAAGCACTATGCACCCGGCTCGGAAGTCCGGTCGTACCTGCAAGACTTCGCCCGCAGCGCCGGTCTCCTGCCGCACGTGCGCTTCAACACCGAAGTGACCGCCGCCGTCTGGCGGGACGAGGGCTGTTGGGTCCTCACCCTCGACGACGGCACGACCGGCGTCTTCGACATCGTGGTGTCGGCCACTGGTTTCTTGAGAATGCCGCGGATTCCGAACACCCCGGGACGCGACAGCTTCGCGGGGCGCCAGTTTCACTCCTCGGCGTGGGACCACTCCATCGACTTGAGAGACAAGGGTATTCGCTACGGGGTCGTCGGAACCGGATCCAGCGGCGTGCAGATCGTCACCGCGCTGGGCCGGATGGGTCACGACGTCACCCACTTCATCCGATCGCCCCAGTGGATGCAGGTCAAGCCCAACCCGAACTACACGTGGTGGGAAAAGGCCGTCTTGCGGATTCCCCCACTGGCCAAGCGATACGACCAGAGGATGGCCGAGAAGCGCGTCAAGACCGACGGCACCGAGACCTGGAAGCTCGTCGACGGACCCGACCGCGAGGAGATGAACCGCCGCTTCGCCAAGATGCTGGAGGACGCCATCCCAGATCCCCAGCTACGGGCGAAGTTCACGCCCACCGAACCCCCCGGGGTCAAGCGCATCGCCAAAACCCCCGATTACTACCGCGTGGTGCAGCAGCCCAACGTCCACCCGGTCTTCAGCGGTGTCCGCCGAGTGGAGCCGACGGGACTGGTCGACGACGAGGGGTCATTGCACGAAGTCGACGTCGTCGTCTGGGCCACCGGTTTCGACGCCCACGCCTACATGCGACCCATGTCGGTGACCGGGCCCGACGGCGTGACCCTCGACGACGCGTGGCGCGACGGCGTCAAGGCCTTCCGCGCCATCGGCGTCCCCCGGTTCCCCAACTTCTTCCTG of Mycolicibacterium madagascariense contains these proteins:
- a CDS encoding enoyl-CoA hydratase-related protein, translating into MTDKIATITLNRPEKRNALSPALRRELVDALRTAEHDDEVTVILIQGAGDAFCAGYDMNSYAGGDANPERPAGWNHSELFESWTGQFPRSALRDWFTIWDLMKPVVAKIHGYCLAGGSELMSMCDIVFAADDTIIGYPPTRAQSTPDIDYFPWKMSMAQAKYLQLTGNSVTGARAEQIGWIAKSFPAAELDDQVMRELRPMTKLHPAMLAANKFTLNQSYETMGMRAAMQACVPWYVIARSFRPGGGEFQRLAADEGLKAALAWRDGAFKAEGFPL
- a CDS encoding VOC family protein, yielding MTDPSLEGPATVAAVKELNHVAIGVSDLEKSLRFYTEGLGLRKTLEKPVSDLTWLLMRLPENTSGTSVFVQGPSKVGQLELVKWDLPLPDGDQPKRPGGMGVGQLSFPVDAEHIHTIHRRLVDLGAVVYSEPTTTIVKNYGPVTLFLCEDPDGVQVELIALPSREVVREYRAALKDKQS
- a CDS encoding flavin-containing monooxygenase; its protein translation is MTRPLSVAVIGAGMSGVFIGHHLKSAGHEVTIYEKRSAVGGTWDANTYPGLHVDVLTRNYEFPFARRHHWSKHYAPGSEVRSYLQDFARSAGLLPHVRFNTEVTAAVWRDEGCWVLTLDDGTTGVFDIVVSATGFLRMPRIPNTPGRDSFAGRQFHSSAWDHSIDLRDKGIRYGVVGTGSSGVQIVTALGRMGHDVTHFIRSPQWMQVKPNPNYTWWEKAVLRIPPLAKRYDQRMAEKRVKTDGTETWKLVDGPDREEMNRRFAKMLEDAIPDPQLRAKFTPTEPPGVKRIAKTPDYYRVVQQPNVHPVFSGVRRVEPTGLVDDEGSLHEVDVVVWATGFDAHAYMRPMSVTGPDGVTLDDAWRDGVKAFRAIGVPRFPNFFLLCGPFAPINSLTIPTTLAHEVGYLMRLFDVIADTGVAYAPTEEATQAFLDDVAAALPGTTFALGDNWYSQRVGVPIIWPFTRAKHEQQYEVLSMSDFEAYPPAASAGDGETQPQDAVIPARRPGRSG